GAAGTCGCGGATGATGGcttttctcaaacttgtTCTGATATCATCTTCACTTTCTATCTCCTGTTTATTTGCCTTTTGCTTATTTTCATTGCGAAAAGATTTTCTGGTTTCTCTCTCTTGTAGCACCACTGTACTATCAAGTCGTAGGCTTTCCTTTAACAAAAGCTCTACGGCAATTCGATAAAAATGATCAATTTGCAAATGATCAGCTTCTGAGTTTTTGCTCGAATAAGCAATCAATGATGCAATCTTTATATCATGGTAAATTTGATAAATGGACTCGTACTCAGCAGAATCgaatttgttttcaatgCTGGCATCCCTCGTAAAGTCGTTTCCcgtcaaatccaaaaaGTTCAGGAAATTACTTGTTATTTGCTTTGGATCGTTTTCGAAAAACTTATCATTTTTTGGTAATTGAATCGAGAGGACTTCGTAAGTATCTATCTCTTTTAGAACTTTTACGAGATCTGTGAAGAAAACGTTGAACTTTAGTCTGTCGTCTTTCCTCATCTTCACCACAAGAGCTTCTCCAGTTGTTGACAACAATCAATTTGTATTCACACCTTGAATCTGTGCGTTGATGTCTTCCTTAATGACAAAAAGACAATTTTGTGGTCTTTAGTGAAACCGATGTGATTGATGTCCGCTTTGAATATCACTTTAGACAGTGTACAAACTTTCTTTTACGTTACCTAATTGTGTAAATAAATTTTCGACGTTATTAGGGAATATTAGTACCTACACTACTGCCTTCACACAGCCGAAAATATTGGTTACTAGTACAATATGACCCTTATCGTTTGATGACCCAATTTCCCCCAACTTTGCTTTGGCGAACCTTCATTGCCGGGAGGTCCCAACCTACTCCACCGGTTCCTATATTGGCTCCCATTCTAGGTACAACATAACACTCTCTCTCTGTTTGACTGATCTCCTTTGGAGCATATGGGTGGCCTAATGGCTTAGAGTATGTTATCAAACCAGACATGGCGGCCACATTTGCCAGTGCGCGACCTCCGATATCTGTAAGCGGGTGCATTCTTAATTTGCTTGTTGCAGATGCATTGTTGGTGGTAAGTGACTGATAAACTAGGTAAGATGGTGGCAGTTCACCACACTTGGATAGAACGGAATTTGGATGAATATAAACAAAGTGGTCCGAATCTGATTCACTTGTGGGCATCAAAGTGAGGTATTGAATTGCCGTAATTGGTGCATTGTTGGGTATCTTGACATTTTTATCCACGATGTCTGCGCGCACGGCAACCTGATCGATAAAACCTGCTGTTATCATCTGTTTGATTGCTTCCACCTGGACCTTCGTAGGTAAACTGAGCATTAGTTCTTCATCTTTGACCAGAGAAGAAGCAGCTATAGACTCTTTGCTGAGGTTCACTTTAACGATGTAAGTAAGCTGCTTTCTCAGTTTCACTATTTCATCCATGATTTTGGGTCTCAGAAAGttgttttcaaaaaactTCTCACGATCAGCCCTGGGGATATGATCTTGTGCGCAAATTGCTGACAGCAATTGTAATCCGTCACTGAATTTATCTAGTTTGGTGAACAATTGGCGTGAGTTGTTGAACTTCGCCAATTGTTGTTTCCTCCACTCATTctcgtcatcttcttctcccCTTGGAATAATTTCTGACTCGCTAATAAACGGGTCACCCACTGATAAGCCAGAAACCACAGCAATGATATATGGCAAACAGCCCTGCTGATTCGCCACGAGGAGCATTTTAGCAAACCGGGGGCTTAGCGGGAAACGGCTCATTCTTTGACCCAGCTTGGTTATTATCATGCGATCGTCCAGTGCACCTAAATGCTGAAGCAGTTTTTCGGCTTTTCGAAGAGAGTCTCTAGTAGGCGGTGTGACAAATGGGAAATTGGTGATATTATCTATCCCCATGCTTTTCATCGTCAAAACAACGCTCTCCACCGGCATTCTAAGAATCTCAGGTTTGGAGAATTGGGCGAATTCGCTCTCATAGACTGCTGAAGAGAATAGTCTGTAACAGTGACCCGGTCCTGTTCTTCCGGCTCTTCCAGCACGTTGATCTGCACTGGCCTTGGAGATCCAGTTGATTTCATATGATTGAACTCCTGTTGCTTCGTTGAAAGTTCTCTCCTTCGACCTTCCGCAATCAACCACATATCTAATGTCCGGAATTGTTAGCGATGTTTCTGCGATATTGGTAGCGACGACGCACAGCCGTGCACCCTTTGGGGGATGCTCAAAAATTTTCATCTGCTCTTTTGTAGGAAGCAAGGAATAGAGGGGTAGTACATACAGCGGGTCTTCTGCCGTTTGTCCTTCCTCTAAAGTTTCGTCGaaaccttcttcttcttcttcctcctcctcatcttcttcattCGAGTATTTCTCACTGAGGTCGTCGATCATGTCATTGACAGAAAAGTCTACCTCTTCAGCTTCCATATCAGCATTTCTGGAATCAACTTTGACTTCTGCAACATCGTCATAGCTCTTCCCTTTTTTGAAAGGAAATCGCTTCCTCAGTCGCTTGACCATTTCATTGAtttctccttttcctgTCAAAAAAACCAATATCCCACCGGGTGGAAGCTTCGAGTGAATCTTACAAGTTTTTCTGAAGGCCTCTTCGTTATAGTTGAATGCTGTTCTTCTGTTGAAATGAATAGAGACAGGATACTGTCGAGCTTGCACGTTTATGATTGGCGGTGGTGAACTAAATAGGCTCTTATTCTCGCTAAAGTCTGACACTCTTAGGGTGGCAGACATGATAATCAGTTTTAATGGCCTGTATTTGGCTGGATCTTTGCAGCTCCAGTCTCTCCGAAGTTTCATAAC
This portion of the Ogataea parapolymorpha DL-1 chromosome IV, whole genome shotgun sequence genome encodes:
- a CDS encoding Essential DEAH-box ATP-dependent RNA helicase specific to the U3 snoRNP, whose product is MGRKYNGQALSFTDENNEQEIEEGSEEPQAIAILEREKVKRKRKLKESLLEQHKEKLSKQKKKRLDKYIEHQMKREEREILLQKLSETRIDSSVLKSAKLIGTGTHQTKRERFMEALEKERKGNGDKKTQEILFEPRTVKEWDHEEEQVKHTDTQTEIKNKILISTNLASGFEFASHKKAPKKKQTKNYSWRVRLELERSKKKADEDKLDFASDDDDDDDDDDDDDVVSCDVEETGENSENVKKQARKEEEEEEEEEEEEEEEEEEEEEEEMVENNKAYSKRAQSFKEWAEAQVKKLEGIPEFVTPLAPQKAYTPLVRQEDLDDGLDRDFIPINEELQRKIVTLDVQRDDSVQKTRMQLPVFEEEHRIMEAIHHNDCVIICGETGSGKTTQVPQFLFESGYGSPDSETPGMIGITQPRRVAAVAMAERVGRELGNYKKRVGHQIRFDASVGEETSIKFMTDGVLLREMMSDFLLTKYSALIIDEAHERNINTDILIGMLSRVMKLRRDWSCKDPAKYRPLKLIIMSATLRVSDFSENKSLFSSPPPIINVQARQYPVSIHFNRRTAFNYNEEAFRKTCKIHSKLPPGGILVFLTGKGEINEMVKRLRKRFPFKKGKSYDDVAEVKVDSRNADMEAEEVDFSVNDMIDDLSEKYSNEEDEEEEEEEEGFDETLEEGQTAEDPLYVLPLYSLLPTKEQMKIFEHPPKGARLCVVATNIAETSLTIPDIRYVVDCGRSKERTFNEATGVQSYEINWISKASADQRAGRAGRTGPGHCYRLFSSAVYESEFAQFSKPEILRMPVESVVLTMKSMGIDNITNFPFVTPPTRDSLRKAEKLLQHLGALDDRMIITKLGQRMSRFPLSPRFAKMLLVANQQGCLPYIIAVVSGLSVGDPFISESEIIPRGEEDDENEWRKQQLAKFNNSRQLFTKLDKFSDGLQLLSAICAQDHIPRADREKFFENNFLRPKIMDEIVKLRKQLTYIVKVNLSKESIAASSLVKDEELMLSLPTKVQVEAIKQMITAGFIDQVAVRADIVDKNVKIPNNAPITAIQYLTLMPTSESDSDHFVYIHPNSVLSKCGELPPSYLVYQSLTTNNASATSKLRMHPLTDIGGRALANVAAMSGLITYSKPLGHPYAPKEISQTERECYVVPRMGANIGTGGVGWDLPAMKVRQSKVGGNWVIKR